Proteins co-encoded in one Nematostella vectensis chromosome 15, jaNemVect1.1, whole genome shotgun sequence genomic window:
- the LOC116604773 gene encoding eukaryotic translation initiation factor 5B translates to MLFDLQILWTIITMCGLLLSKCLSTNNKVAPLGVSDVDAELLKTARSLISAQRAGAKNEVKPEMSAFVSKCSAAAYDLILDGKQTADGGHAKVPRRLARIESAPTLTMEMLLEKQTQVENNRIRQLEKKKKKASARSRSSDASDRRASRSNKLREALEMADKLAKEKSARAAENRDKHLADVKSKASRLAGSSQQQVVESEACAKVELRQREIERKGKMVEMNKDKAAKEAREKLRLRREREQFVKDRANALKDADMYDGLRILEGLETSEDYCVSEDDEWETEPQKDDGNDEEFWG, encoded by the exons ATGCTATTCGATTTACAAATTCTTTGGACGATTATCACGATGTGCGGTTTGTTACTTTCAAAGTGTCTTTCGACAAATAACAAGGTTGCTCCTCTCGGCGTCAGTGATGTTGACGCTGAGTTGCTGAAAACGGCGCGAAGTTTGATCTCCGCTCAACGCGCAGGCGCCAAGAACGAGGTAAAGCCAGAGATGAGCGCGTTTGTTTCCAAGTGCAGTGCGGCAGCGTATGATCTCATTCTCGACGGCAAACAGACGGCAGACGGAGGACACGCCAAAGTCCCAAGAAGACTTGCTAGGATTGAGTCGGCGCCTACACTTACCATGGAAATGCTACTCGAAAAACAAACGCAAGTAGAGAATAACCG GATCAGGCagcttgaaaagaaaaagaagaaagccTCCGCAAGGTCTAGATCTTCTGATGCCAGTGACAGACGGGCTTCCAGATCCAACAAGCTGCGGGAGGCGCTAGAGATGGCCGACAAGCTCGCTAAGGAGAAGAGCGCTAGAGCCGCCGAGAACAGGGATAAGCACTTGGCGGACGTCAAGAGCAAGGCCAGTCGCCTGGCGGGGAGCTCCCAGCAACAGGTTGTGGAGAGTGAGGCATGCGCTAAGGTGGAGCTGCGGCAGCGGGAAATTGAGAGGAAGGGGAAGATGGTGGAGATGAACAAGGACAAGGCAGCGAAGGAGGCGCGCGAAAAGCTCAGGCTGCGACGTGAGCGCGAACAGTTTGTGAAG GACCGCGCCAATGCTCTAAAGGACGCCGACATGTACGATGGTTTGCGTATTCTCGAGGGACTGGAGACGAGTGAGGACTACTGCGTCTCAGAGGATGACGAGTGGGAGACTGAGCCCCAGAAGGATGACGGGAACGATGAAGAATTCTGGGGTTAA